One window of the Eucalyptus grandis isolate ANBG69807.140 chromosome 6, ASM1654582v1, whole genome shotgun sequence genome contains the following:
- the LOC120294409 gene encoding beta-adaptin-like protein C, whose amino-acid sequence MLEFKEYATEVDVDFVRKAVRAIGRCAIKLERAAERCISVLLELIKIKVNYVVHEAIIVIKDIFRRYPNTYESIIATLCESLDTLDEPEAKASMIWIIGEYVERIDNADELLESFLESFPEEPSQVQSQLLTATVKLFLQKPIEGP is encoded by the exons ATGCTGGAATTCAAGGAGTATGCTACAGAAGTAGATGTCGATTTTGTTAGAAAGGCAGTCCGTGCTATTGGTCGCTGTGCAATCAAGTTGGAGAGAGCAGCAGAGCGATGCATCAGTGTTTTGCTGGAGCTGATTAAGATTAAAGTCAATTATGTGGTTCATGAAGCCATTATAGTTATTAAAGACATATTCAGAAGATATCCTAACAC CTATGAGTCCATTATTGCTACCCTATGTGAGAGCTTAGACACTCTCGATGAGCCAGAGGCCAAG GCATCAATGATTTGGATTATTGGCGAATATGTAGAAAGAATTGACAATGCTGATGAGCTGCTAGAGAGCTTTCTGGAGAGTTTCCCTGAAGAGCCTTCACAAGTCCAATCGCAATTATTGACAGCGACTGTCAAATTATTTTTGCAGAAGCCAATTGAAGGCCCGTAG